The Methanolacinia petrolearia DSM 11571 genome has a segment encoding these proteins:
- a CDS encoding amino acid ABC transporter permease: protein MENLTFITEILLPALLTGLVVTVQLIVVSAPFGLLAGIGVAIGRTYGGRCTSFLCKAFAMFVKGCPLLLLLFILYFTLPSIGITFTAFEASVIGFIMCNAAYNSEYIRGAIKSVKEGQIIAARSLGMTKYQSIFYIVLPQALRRAIPGLSNEFIYLIKYSSLAFMLTLVELTGAGKLIATKYFTYTETFIFVGAIYLILVTITTVGAGMLEKKFAVPGTQGH, encoded by the coding sequence ATGGAGAACCTGACATTTATCACAGAGATACTGCTTCCGGCACTTCTGACAGGGCTTGTTGTCACTGTCCAGCTAATAGTAGTCTCTGCTCCTTTCGGCCTCCTTGCAGGGATTGGTGTCGCAATCGGCAGGACATACGGCGGGAGATGCACATCATTTCTGTGCAAAGCATTTGCGATGTTTGTCAAGGGTTGTCCGCTTCTTCTTCTCCTATTCATCCTCTATTTCACCCTTCCCTCTATAGGAATTACTTTCACCGCATTCGAAGCCTCGGTTATAGGCTTCATCATGTGCAATGCTGCCTATAATTCTGAATATATCAGGGGGGCAATCAAATCAGTCAAGGAAGGACAGATAATCGCGGCACGCTCACTCGGGATGACGAAGTACCAGTCGATATTCTATATTGTGCTTCCCCAGGCACTTAGAAGAGCTATCCCGGGGCTTTCAAACGAGTTTATCTACCTGATCAAGTACTCCTCTCTTGCGTTCATGCTGACACTGGTTGAACTGACAGGAGCAGGAAAACTGATCGCAACCAAATATTTTACATATACCGAGACTTTCATCTTCGTCGGCGCAATATACCTCATACTTGTAACCATAACTACAGTAGGGGCGGGAATGCTGGAGAAGAAGTTCGCTGTTCCGGGAACCCAGGGACACTGA